In a single window of the Nocardioides massiliensis genome:
- a CDS encoding DMT family transporter, producing MSTPVPLRRWLPAAAATTTLLLWASAFVAIRHLGESVGPGALSLGRLLVAALALGLLLAVRRPGAAAPSTDQDSPATGKQRWPRGRAQWTLMLACGAMWFGVYNLALNESERRIDAGTAAMLVQVGPLLVAVLAAVFLGEVFTRWTLTGVLVALGGVAIIGTAISRDGAGDVIGVLLGLLAAATYALGILTEKPLVGRLPALEVTWLACLIGAVVCLPWAGELVTTVREADAATLLWIVYLGLFPTAIAFSTWAYALRFSDASRLAVLTFLVPVLTIAIAWVLLSEVPPAAAYLGGALCVAGVLLARRRPGSVPPVVESAAATEVEAEEPGPVSTLRD from the coding sequence GTGAGCACTCCCGTCCCCCTGCGCCGGTGGCTGCCGGCAGCCGCCGCGACCACCACGCTGCTGCTGTGGGCCTCGGCGTTCGTCGCGATCCGGCACCTCGGCGAGAGCGTCGGTCCGGGTGCGCTCAGCCTGGGTCGGCTCCTGGTCGCCGCGCTCGCGCTCGGCCTCCTGCTTGCCGTACGCCGCCCCGGTGCCGCCGCCCCCAGCACGGACCAGGACTCCCCGGCGACGGGCAAGCAGCGCTGGCCGCGCGGTCGCGCGCAGTGGACGCTCATGCTGGCGTGCGGCGCGATGTGGTTCGGCGTCTACAACCTCGCCCTCAACGAGTCCGAGCGACGCATCGACGCCGGCACGGCCGCGATGCTGGTGCAGGTCGGGCCGCTGCTGGTGGCGGTGCTCGCCGCAGTGTTCCTCGGCGAGGTGTTCACGCGCTGGACCCTCACCGGCGTCCTCGTCGCCCTCGGCGGCGTCGCGATCATCGGGACGGCGATCTCGCGCGACGGCGCCGGTGACGTCATCGGGGTCCTGCTGGGGCTGCTGGCCGCGGCGACGTACGCGCTCGGGATCCTCACGGAGAAGCCGCTGGTCGGTCGGCTGCCCGCGCTCGAGGTGACCTGGCTGGCCTGCCTGATCGGCGCAGTCGTCTGCCTCCCCTGGGCCGGGGAGCTCGTCACCACGGTCCGCGAGGCCGACGCCGCCACGCTGCTGTGGATCGTCTACCTCGGCCTGTTCCCCACCGCGATCGCGTTCTCCACCTGGGCCTACGCGCTGCGGTTCTCCGACGCCTCCCGGCTGGCCGTGCTGACGTTCCTGGTGCCGGTGCTGACCATCGCCATCGCGTGGGTCCTGCTCAGTGAGGTGCCGCCCGCGGCGGCGTACCTCGGCGGCGCGCTGTGCGTCGCGGGTGTGCTGCTCGCCCGGCGCCGCCCGGGCAGCGTCCCGCCCGTGGTCGAGAGTGCTGCGGCGACCGAGGTCGAGGCCGAGGAACCCGGGCCCGTCAGCACTCTCAGGGACTAA
- a CDS encoding YbjN domain-containing protein translates to MSEREQALEVLRDFLRDGDFEHEPAGESAYSITLPGERKLQVPVRLDVGAHALGVHAFVCRRPDEEHERVYRWLLERNLKMYGVAFALDRLGDIYLDGRLPLSSVTPTELDRLLGAVLTYADESFNTILELGFASSIRKEWEWRTSRGESTRNLEAFRGWLERDEEPPPG, encoded by the coding sequence GTGAGCGAGCGCGAGCAGGCGCTCGAGGTCCTGCGCGACTTCCTGCGCGATGGCGACTTCGAGCACGAGCCTGCCGGTGAGTCGGCGTACTCGATCACGCTGCCGGGGGAGCGCAAGCTGCAGGTGCCGGTGCGCCTCGACGTGGGCGCCCACGCGCTGGGCGTCCACGCGTTCGTGTGTCGCCGGCCCGACGAGGAGCACGAGCGGGTCTACCGCTGGCTGCTCGAGCGCAACCTCAAGATGTATGGCGTGGCGTTCGCGCTCGACCGCCTGGGCGACATCTACCTCGACGGCCGGCTCCCGCTGTCGAGCGTCACGCCGACCGAGCTCGACCGGCTGCTCGGCGCGGTGCTGACCTACGCCGACGAGTCGTTCAACACCATCCTCGAGCTCGGGTTCGCCAGCTCCATCCGCAAGGAGTGGGAGTGGCGGACGTCGCGGGGTGAGTCGACCCGCAACCTGGAGGCGTTCCGCGGGTGGCTCGAGCGCGACGAGGAGCCTCCCCCGGGCTGA
- a CDS encoding serine hydrolase domain-containing protein encodes MTALADLTESLDRLVADGALQGWAAGVREAGTTHLTAGGRRTADEPAAIASNTKPIAGALTLRLVELGRLGLDDAVAQWLPELANPRVLTRPGGPLDDTVAAQRPITVRHLLTMTAGFGWVVEGGPLAAAMDELQVGPGPDAPPMTPDEYLRRLASLPLAGQPGATWRYHTSSDVLGVLLARCTGRPVSDLLAEHVTGPLAMPATHFPTDVAFESLATGLVSTVADQLRFLAAIGDGGGAVLGRASTRQMCTNQLTPEQRSGADDLLEAGAGWGHHVEVRADGLVGWAGGRGTIGYVDPAGGRAAALFTWQGMDTAGTQQAFAEFWQLFG; translated from the coding sequence ATGACCGCACTGGCCGACCTGACCGAGAGCCTCGACCGGCTCGTCGCCGACGGTGCCCTGCAGGGGTGGGCAGCCGGAGTCCGCGAGGCAGGGACGACGCACCTGACTGCCGGAGGGCGGCGTACGGCGGACGAGCCCGCGGCGATCGCGTCCAACACCAAGCCGATCGCCGGTGCGCTCACCCTCCGGCTCGTCGAGCTCGGCCGGCTCGGTCTCGACGACGCGGTCGCGCAGTGGCTGCCGGAGCTCGCCAACCCGCGGGTCCTCACCCGTCCCGGCGGTCCGCTCGACGACACCGTCGCAGCGCAGCGCCCCATCACTGTGCGGCACCTGCTCACGATGACGGCCGGGTTCGGCTGGGTCGTCGAGGGTGGCCCGTTGGCGGCCGCGATGGACGAGCTGCAGGTCGGGCCGGGCCCGGACGCACCCCCGATGACGCCGGACGAGTATCTGCGGCGGCTCGCCAGCCTCCCGCTGGCGGGCCAGCCCGGTGCGACCTGGCGCTACCACACCAGCAGCGACGTGCTGGGCGTCCTCCTCGCGCGCTGCACCGGCCGGCCGGTGAGCGATCTGCTCGCCGAGCACGTCACCGGCCCCCTCGCGATGCCGGCGACCCACTTCCCGACCGATGTCGCCTTCGAGTCCCTCGCCACGGGGCTGGTCTCGACCGTGGCGGACCAGCTCCGCTTCCTCGCCGCGATCGGCGACGGTGGCGGCGCCGTGCTCGGCCGGGCCTCCACCCGGCAGATGTGCACCAACCAGCTGACCCCCGAGCAGCGCAGCGGCGCGGACGACCTTCTGGAGGCAGGGGCGGGATGGGGCCACCACGTGGAGGTGCGCGCCGACGGCCTGGTCGGTTGGGCCGGTGGCCGCGGCACGATCGGGTACGTCGATCCGGCCGGCGGCCGTGCGGCCGCCCTCTTCACCTGGCAGGGCATGGACACGGCGGGGACCCAGCAGGCGTTCGCGGAGTTCTGGCAGCTGTTCGGCTGA